In Silene latifolia isolate original U9 population chromosome X, ASM4854445v1, whole genome shotgun sequence, the following proteins share a genomic window:
- the LOC141619654 gene encoding endoribonuclease Dicer homolog 2-like, translating to MTKLVSMQLVETQDDSSARLPSARSYQLEAFEQAMKQNTIAFLETGSGKTLISIMLLRSFAYLLRRPKHSYIAVFLVPTVVLVTQQAEVIETCTDLKVGKYWGDMGVDFWEAARWKDEQEKHEVLVMTPKILLDALSHTFIKLDMIKVLIFDECHNAKGKHPYACIMKDFYHRQLHTNEVPRIFGMTASPVKSKAKGSESYDSYWKEISALETLMHSKVYTCVSDAVLAEYISFPNSKVQLYDEEIPDKLQNDLIESVSSLKRQHINALTNLGVEESIEESLTHKLKKLSLTFQFCLGELGLWAALKATDILSLEETDIFSWDTLDVCGRTTIRAFIYDIKKELSANMPSGLSWSISDVKSNMGGPLITSKVICLAESLLGYRTLEGMRCIIFVERVITAMVLEAILDALLFQSTGWKAKYIAGNQSALKSQSRKEQNKIVNDFRNGTVHILVATSILEEGLDVQSCNLVVRFDPSYNVCSFIQSRGRARMQNSDFLLMVKSGDASELSRVQNYLSSGEVMRKESLSHASLPCQPVEFDEFDDIFYRVPSTGAIVTLSSSVSLIYFYCSRLPSDGYFKPSPRCVFDEVLETCTLQFPNSCPISSVSVKGDSKINKQKLLKHFVCLEACKRLHDIGALTDKLVPDIVVEEGLVQELENEPYDDNQPSYVPYEFVSSDCCAAVYHCYLMELKQDFYSEIPLHDIILVLRDELESDVGSMKFNMGVDWGFMSVSMKYVGKIHLTPEQVVLCRQFQVAVLKILKYRNMTKLTGDIKELFKWDKDIDMNGSHYDYLLLPCQWSHQSSSIDWECIYSASFLSNDSAVSIKSVKIETDHCENVYTKNGYIHPSVLQNCLVCTPHNGYIYCVSGFLDGMNGNSLLSVKDDEIVTYKKYYQVRHEIDLVFENQTLLCGRQVFRPQNFLLSCRQRREKESSDASVELPPEICLVIMSPVSVANFYTFSFVPSIMHRVESMLLSSNLRRIILNGCMPNIIIPVPQVLEAITTKHCQEGFHLESLETLGDSFLKYAVCQQLFNSFQNNHEGLLSIKKSKIVSNASLCKLGCQRKISGFIRFESFEPKSWIIPGDLSDNSVLEEERITSERKVYSKGSRKMKSKRIADVVEALIGAFLTTGGEVAALLFMNWLGIEVELSCIKYQRIFNIDPYKHVNISGLQSILNYSFKDPSLLVEAVTHGSYMLPEIPRCYQRLEFLGDAVLDHLITIQLYAKYPGMTPGLLTDLRSASVNNDCYAQSSIRSGLYKHILHASQVLHKQLSATISHFEELSSNSTFGWELDINFPKVLADIIESLAGAIFVDSGYDKQALVNSIVPLLEPIVTPETLKLHPVRELHDICQKHHYNTGKPVKSFENGIPSITLEVEANGTIFKHTCTATDKTLANKIASRAILKSLKESIPDL from the exons ATGACAAAATTGGTTAGTATGCAGCTTGTAGAAACTCAGGATGATTCAAGTGCTAGGCTTCCTTCTGCTAGAAg CTACCAACTTGAGGCTTTCGAGCAAGCTATGAAGCAGAACACTATTGCATTCTTGGAGACGGGTTCTGGAAAGACATTGATTTCCATCATGCTTCTTCGCAGCTTTGCGTACTTACTTCGAAGGCCTAAACACTCGTATATAGCAGTGTTTTTAGTGCCCACAGTTGTTTTGGTGACTCAA CAAGCTGAAGTCATTGAAACCTGTACGGACCTTAAAGTAGGCAAGTACTGGGGAGATATGGGCGTTGATTTCTGGGAGGCTGCTAGGTGGAAGGATGAACAAGAAAAGCACGAG GTCCTTGTGATGACTCCAAAGATTCTGCTTGATGCGCTTAGCCATACTTTCATCAAATTGGACATGATAAAAGTTTTAATATTTGATGAATGCCATAACGCCAAGGGAAAACATCCATATGCGTGCATAATGAAG GACTTTTATCATCGTCAGTTGCATACTAATGAAGTTCCTAGGATATTTGGCATGACTGCTTCTCCCGTGAAATCTAAAGCCAAAG GTTCCGAATCATATGACTCTTATTGGAAAGAAATTTCTGCCCTCGAAACTTTAATGCATTCAAAG GTCTACACCTGTGTGAGTGACGCTGTGCTGGCTGAGTATATTTCATTTCCAAACTCAAAGGTTCAACTTTATGATGAAGAGATCCCTGATAAATTGCAGAACGATTTGATCGAGAGTGTCAGCTCACTCAAAAGACAG CACATAAATGCTCTCACAAATTTGGGAGTTGAAGAATCAATAGAAGAGTCTCTAACTCATAAGTTGAAAAAGTTGAGCTTAACATTTCAGTTTTGTTTGGGTGAACTTGGTCTTTGGGCAGCATTAAAG GCTACAGATATTCTGTCTCTTGAAGAAACTGATATTTTCAGTTGGGATACGTTAGATGTTTGTGGTCGGACTACCATCAGAGCTTTCATTTATGATATTAAGAAAGAGTTATCAGCCAACATGCCATCTG GTCTCAGTTGGTCTATCTCGGATGTAAAGTCAAACATGGGTGGCCCGCTTATCACGTCTAAGGTGATATGTCTAGCTGAATCTCTTCTTGGATACAG AACTTTGGAAGGTATGCGGTGTATTATTTTCGTTGAAAGGGTTATCACTGCAATGGTTCTTGAGGCAATTTTGGATGCACTGCTGTTTCAAAGCACTGGTTGGAAGGCGAAATATATAGCCGGAAATCAGTCTGCACTGAAGTCTCAAAGTAGGAAGGAGCAGAATAAAATTGTCAACGATTTCCGAAATGGCACA GTACACATTTTAGTTGCTACCTCTATTCTTGAGGAGGGTCTAGATGTTCAAAGCTGCAACTTGGTTGTTCGTTTTGATCCATCATATAATGTTTGCAGTTTTATTCAGTCAAGAGGTCGTGCTAGGATGCAGAACTCAGATTTTCTTTTGATGGTGAAAAG CGGAGATGCTTCTGAACTCTCCCGAGTGCAGAACTATCTTTCCAGTGGTGAAGTAATGCGGAAGGAATCGTTGAGCCATGCCTCACTACCGTGCCAGCCTGTTGAGTTTGATGAGTTCGATGACATTTTCTACCGCGTTCCTAGCACAGGCGCAATTGTGACTTTGAGTTCTAGTGTTAGTTTGATATACTTCTACTGCTCACGGCTCCCTTCAGATGG ATATTTCAAGCCATCTCCCCGCTGTGTTTTTGACGAGGTTTTGGAGACTTGTACTTTACAATTTCCCAATAGTTGTCCCATTTCATCAGTATCTGTCAAAGGTGATAGTAAAATTAACAAGCAAAAACTGCTGAAGCATTTTGTCTGCTTGGAAGCTTGTAAAAGGCTCCATGACATCGGTGCTCTGACTGATAAACTTGTTCCAGACATTGTCGTGGAGGAGGGTCTTGTACAAGAATTAG AGAATGAGCCATATGACGACAATCAACCGAGTTATGTCCCATATGAATTTGTCAGTAGTGATTGCTGCGCTGCTGTCTACCACTGCTATTTAATGGAACTCAAGCAAGATTTTTATTCGGAGATCCCTTTACATGATATTATCCTGGTATTAAGAGATGAGCTTGAATCTGATGTTGGCAGCATGAAATTCAACATGGGAGTTGACTGGGGTTTCATGTCTGTTAGTATGAAGTATGTCGGGAAAATACATTTGACCCCTGAACAG GTGGTTCTCTGTAGACAGTTTCAGGTTGCTGTCCTCAAAATCTTGAAATACCGAAATATGACCAAGTTGACTGGGGACATCAAGGAATTGTTTAAATGGGATAAGGATATTGATATGAATGGCTCACATTACGATTATCTTCTTCTCCCATGTCAATGGTCACATCAAAGTTCATCCATCGATTGGGAATGTATTTATTCTGCATCTTTCCTAAGTAATGACAGCGCCGTTTCCATCAAAAGCGTCAAAATTGAGACTGATCATTGTGAGAATGTGTACACTAAAAATGGTTATATTCATCCTAGTGTACTGCAAAACTGTTTGGTCTGTACACCTCACAATGGTTATATCTATTGTGTCTCGGGGTTTTTAGATGGCATGAATGGCAACTCACTTTTGAGTGTAAAAGATGATGAAATTGTCACTTACAAAAAGTACTACCAAGTTAG GCATGAGATCGACTTGGTTTTTGAAAATCAAACATTGCTTTGTGGGAGACAGGTTTTTCGGCCTCAAAATTTTCTTCTCAGTTGCCGACAAAGAAGGGAGAAGG AGTCCAGTGATGCTTCTGTTGAACTGCCTCCTGAAATATGTCTCGTCATTATGTCTCCTGTATCAGTTGCTAATTTTTATACCTTCTCATTTGTTCCATCAATCATGCATCGAGTTGAATCTATGTTGTTAAGTTCCAACTTGAGAAGGATTATTTTGAATGGCTGCATGCCGAATATTATTATTCCGGTCCCCCAG GTCCTGGAAGCTATTACCACCAAGCATTGTCAGGAGGGATTTCATCTGGAATCTCTAGAGACCCTTGGCGATTCGTTTTTGAAATATGCTGTCTGCCAGCAGTTGTTCAATAGTTTCCAAAACAATCATGAAGGCTTACTCAGTATAAAAAAGAGCAAGATAGTTTCAAATGCTTCATTATGCAAGCTAGGGTGCCAAAGAAAGATCTCG GGTTTCATACGTTTTGAATCTTTTGAACCCAAAAGTTGGATCATTCCCGGTGACCTGTCTGACAATTCTGTATTGGAAGAAGAACGTATTACCAGTGAAAGAAAGGTTTATAGTAAAGGATCCCGTAAAATGAAAAGCAAGAGAATTGCAGATGTTGTTGAAGCTCTAATAGGCGCATTCCTTACGACCGGTGGTGAAGTAGCTGCTTTATTATTTATGAATTGGCTCGGAATAGAGGTGGAACTTTCCTGTATAAAGTACCAGAGAATCTTCAATATTGATCCTTATAAGCATGTTAATATCAGCGGTCTCCAGTCTATTCTTAATTATTCGTTCAAGGACCCGTCTTTGTTAGTCGAAGCAGTAACGCATGGTTCGTATATGTTGCCTGAAATTCCGAGGTGCTACCAA CGCTTGGAATTTCTAGGAGACGCAGTGTTGGATCATTTAATTACTATTCAGCTGTACGCTAAATATCCCGGAATGACACCCGGACTACTTACTGACTTGAGATCAGCATCAGTTAACAATGATTGCTATGCTCAATCGTCCATCAGAAGTGGGCTTTACAAGCATATTTTGCACGCGTCACAAGTGCTTCACAAGCAATTGTCAGCTACCATCAGTCATTTCGAAGAATTATCCTCGAATTCTACATTTGGATGGGAATTGGATATAAATTTTCCCAAG GTTCTGGCGGATATTATAGAATCGTTAGCTGGAGCGATATTTGTCGATTCCGGATACGACAAACAGGCATTAGTCAATAGTATAGTGCCTCTATTAGAGCCCATCGTTACTCCAGAAACTCTGAAGCTTCATCCCGTCAGAGAACTGCACGATATTTGTCAAAAGCACCATTATAACACGGGAAAGCCCGTCAAATCTTTCGAGAATGGAATCCCATCTATCACACTTGAAGTCGAGGCAAATGGGACGATATTCAAGCACACTTGCACGGCAACAGATAAAACTTTGGCCAACAAAATCGCTTCGAGAGCTATTCTCAAGTCTTTGAAGGAATCTATTCCTGACCTATGA